A window of Companilactobacillus allii genomic DNA:
TTTAAAAGCACATCACCATTAGTCTTAGCATATGGTGCCATAACCAATGTGAAGTGGATTTTTGATCCTAAAAACGCAATTGCTCCAGTAAGTTCGGCATCGTTTTTCAATTTAACTTGATACTCAGTTTTACCGTCGTTTAATGTATTTTTAAGATAATATTGAGCCATCTTATTGGCTTCACTTTTATTCATATTAACTGTAAATACTTTGTCATTTTGAGATTCTATTTTAGATGAAACTTGATAGGTTTCACTAGAAGAGCTTAAGACCTTTGTTCCTAAAATTCCAAAACTAACTACTAAAAGTACTATTAGTGCTAAAAATGCATATTTCCAATAATTTCTACTCTTCATCTTACTTAATCAGCCATTCCTTAGTTGTTTTACTTACCTTATTAAATACTTGATCAGTCATCATATCATAACCTTTACCATTTGGATGGAAGTGATCACCTGTATAAAGGTATGGATTATCACCATTTTTTTTCAATATTTTATCACTAGGTTGATACAAGTTATTAATATTAATAAAGTATGTATCTTTTTGATCCTCAGCAATCTGTGCAGAGGCTTTATTCCAATTAATAAATGCCGTTTTAGCATATTTAACATTGGATAAATAAATACTAAAGGGATTATAAATCCCTATTAAATAAATAGGTGCATCGCTATTGTAGCTTCTTATATCTGATAATAACTGCTTCAGTCTCTCATCAAATTTGCCTTGTTCTGTTGTTATATCTGATTCCGTTAAGTCCAGTCCCTTACGTTTAAGAAGATGCATGAAGTCATTTCCACCAACTGTAACCGTAATAATATCAGCCTTTGGCAAATCCTTGTGCATTGAATCATCATTTTGAATTCTAGTCATAATTTGATTACTAGTATCACCAGAAACTCCGTAATTATATGCATTAGTTTTTACCTTATACTTCTTTGTAACTTTACTTTTAAGTCTAGTTACATATCCTCCACCAACGGACTTAGAATCACCAACACCTTGAGTTAATGAGTCCCCAATGGCAACGATGTTGATTTCACTTTTCTTTTTGACAACAATTTTTTTCTTTTTCTTTTGTACTACCTGTTCCGTTTTATTATTAGTAGTTGGTTCAGTTTTAGATTGAGTAAAATAA
This region includes:
- a CDS encoding YpmS family protein — protein: MKSRNYWKYAFLALIVLLVVSFGILGTKVLSSSSETYQVSSKIESQNDKVFTVNMNKSEANKMAQYYLKNTLNDGKTEYQVKLKNDAELTGAIAFLGSKIHFTLVMAPYAKTNGDVLLKAKDIKIGELSLPIKFVMNYINNSFKIPNWVSVNSKNQTILLKFTKYTTKEGYGIRAKKIDLKNDKLSFDIMNNKITSKQ
- a CDS encoding GDSL-type esterase/lipase family protein, which produces MKKKSTWIIIIVVILVAIGGVLGYYFTQSKTEPTTNNKTEQVVQKKKKKIVVKKKSEINIVAIGDSLTQGVGDSKSVGGGYVTRLKSKVTKKYKVKTNAYNYGVSGDTSNQIMTRIQNDDSMHKDLPKADIITVTVGGNDFMHLLKRKGLDLTESDITTEQGKFDERLKQLLSDIRSYNSDAPIYLIGIYNPFSIYLSNVKYAKTAFINWNKASAQIAEDQKDTYFININNLYQPSDKILKKNGDNPYLYTGDHFHPNGKGYDMMTDQVFNKVSKTTKEWLIK